AATAGTAAATAAATATTACGTGAGGTCTATAATGCTTTTCAGAAAGAGTCTCTTATGCAAGAATAACCAGTTTAAAAGCCTTCACTACTTATATGACTAATACCCTAAAGGATAAAAATAAATCTTCACAGTCAAATTTTTTATCTAAAAATTTATCTAAACTCTTAGATTCACACCAAGTATCAGAATATGACTTAGCTAAAAATTTAAACATCCCTTACAACACAATTAATAGAATCATTAATGGAACCACTACTGATCCAAGGCTTTCTACACTTCAACAAATTGCTGATTTTTTTGGGGTAAACCTCGATTTTCTGGTTGGTACAAATGAACAAAGTAAAAATATTTCTATTCCACTTATGTCTTGGGATTTTGTTTCGAAACCAAATTTCACCCTGGCTTTCGATAAAATCACATGGGAAAAATGGGTTCCGGTAGGTAATCTACTTGATAATATTCATTCAACTGATCTCATATTTGCTCTTGAAAGCACCAAATCAATGCATACAAGATTCCCAGTAGGTACTTTATTTGTTCTACAAACGAACCTACTACCTATCGATGGAGACTTGGTTTTAATCAAATTCAAGACAGATAATTCAATCTCGTTACGGGAACTAACCATAGACTCACCTAATTGGTTACTTAATCCAATTGTAACTGGTTCTCAATTGCTTACATTTAATCAGATGGAACATGAAATTATTGCTATAGTCATTCTGACACTCACTCAGACAAGAACAATTTAATAAAACTTACAACTGTTTTCTTGTTTGGATTCAATTAACTTTTGCGGATTGGTTTCGGTCATAAAAATGCTCTTCTTCGGGCCCAAAAATTGAATGATTCCGTCTATAGTCATATTTTCTACAGCTTCAATTTGTTGGTATAAAAGATTTATTTGATCTTCAAGAGGCTCCAGGGGATTAAAAGAAAACCCGCCGGTGGGCATAAACCATAATGTGTGACCTAAACTCATGTATTTTTCAAGACGTTGCTTAATAGAGCCGATCCTTGAAGGTTCCAAGTTATAATCCCATTCAATGATTATTACATCTTTGGGAATTAATTGACCAAGGTTATCAAATGAATTTTCATATAACCATGGTATTGTGAAAGTTAGTTGCTGGCATTGAGGAAGCTCTTTCGAAATCAGTAAATGCAGTTCGCTTTGAAACTCTAGGTAACTTTCAATAAAAAACTCTCTATGAAGTTCTACATTATTGGGATTTAATAACTTTTTATATCTAATAAAATATTTATCTTTACATTGAGTGCAACCACAAGGATATGCAGATTCAGGTGGATGCAACGCGAGCCCATCAATGATATCTCCAAAAGTATGGACTAGCTCTGCTACTATATCTTTGGCATAAGCACGGGAAATTTCTTTATTATGACATAATACGCCATATCCAACTTGAGCGGCCCCTTCTTTTTTTGCCATTTTTCCTTTCCGTATATGAGCAGGAAAAGGCACTAAAGTATCTTCAATCGATAAATCACTAAGTAATACTTCAATTTTTGATGACTCATTTAATTCAGCAAATTTTCCAGAATGTCCTGTTGTAGTCAATACAGCAATTATTTTTAGACCTCTTTCTTTAGCATATAGCAATAATTCACTTAAAAACTCTTTGTTACAATTTAAATGGGAAGGATCAACTAATTCCGGGTGAGATTTGCTTCTATAGGGTAATGTATGACCATTGAGATAAATCATTAAGGTATTAGAGTCTAACTCTATGATTTCATTTATAAATTTTTTCCAATCATCTAAATTCCATTCTGATACCCATTCTTTAGTTTTATAGGTAGAAGGATGGTAATCCCCATTTCAAAAAAATATAATAACCTGTTTTCATTATAAGACCTATTTTACTAACTTAAGGTAAAGTTTTTGTTTGGGTTTAAAATTTTTCACATTTAATTCAGGAGCACCAGATAAATAACCAATGTAAAGAGCCTGTGAGCTTGAAAATTTTCCTAGCATCAATTTATTTTTATAGATTTCTATTGGAGCCTTTAAAAATTCAATAATGTTTTTGTATCTTCAATTACCACCTTTTTATCTCTAGTAATTCCCAAAATATTTAACTCCCCAGACTGAAATATTAAATCTAAATCTCCTTCTCTTCCTTTGTCATCTTTGAACGTAAAAATATTTTCATTTCCATGAAATTGACCATAATAATATCCAATGTTAGCTGCATCTATAGGACCTAATTTATCAATGATTTCTCTATTATAAAACGCATGAAAAAGAGATATCTCTATAACCACTCTAGTTCCTTTATAATATATAATCGCCTTGCTTCTATCTGTGTCAATTTCTTCAAGAACATACATAAAACCTTTGGCATTCCAAGCCAACAAAAAGAGATTTTTTAATAGTCTAATTGGTCTTTTAAATTCCAATGCTGTTTTAGATGAGCTTCTTTTATGGGTTAAATTGTAAACTATTATTGATGCCGGCCAAATTGCTACAAATGAAATTATTGTTTTTACAACAAAGCAACAGCCAATCATATAAATAAGATTATCCAGGCTTAGTTTGCTATAATTCGCTATAATCATAGAAATGCCGGTCACTAAAAATTCTCCTGCTGTCGAAGCAAGAAAACTCCTCACTGCAAAACATTTTCCTCCGGAAAATTCACTGAATTTACTTAATAAAACAATGTTTATTTTTGAGCCAATCCAAATACTTATAGAACTAGCAAGAGCAAAATTTAAATATGGACTAAAGACCAAAGCATATAATTCTTTGTTTTGAAGAAAATAAGGTGCAGGAGTATGAATAACGATACAAGCATAGATAGCAAAAATAAATTGGCATACTATGCCATAACGAACTAGTTTTCCAGCAAGCTCACTACCGTAAATTTCAGTAATTATGTCGCTGATAATGAACGAGATGGGGAAAATAAATATTCCCCCAGACTGAGTAAGAGAACCCAAACTTATATATCTATACCCTACTGCTAAATTGGCCAAAAGAGAAGTAACGTAGAGTACGGATAATAAACTGATAACTGTATCTGGTCTTTCCTTAAATTTTATTTTTTTCATCAGCAATCTCATAGACGAATTAAATATTCTCGTTTGATATTCAATTAGCCATCTAATTGAATATCAATTTTAACTCACAGCATTAACAATTAATCCCATCTCTTAATACTGATATGAAAAGCCTGGGCACGAAGAAGCTTTCAAAATAATTCTCACACTGTTACCCCTGATATTGAGGGCTTAGACTCCTCGGAACGACAGGGCCCCATTACTATGCCATTGATTGAAGCTTGCTATTGGTATCACATGACTGAATATCCATCGTAATCTCAGAATATCGAGTTTGTTAAACACGAGACAATGATAAATAAAAAGCCAATGTGGTAGGTATACCTCTCAGCGACAACTATGCCAACAGAGCTAAATTGATGATAAATCATACGAGAAGACCCTATTTAGAAGAGCTAATGATTGACCTAATAAAAATTTCCTGTCAGCAAAAAATACCTGCACCTTATACTGCATCAGGCCACACAAATAAAGCGAAATGTCCGCAATATTTTGCCTCCTCCCCCAACTCATGGTATCATCACGAATCGCGCCGATTTGAATAACTCAGCTTGCGGGCGCTCAAAAGTTAAAGTAGTACTTCAATTTTTGTAAACACGGCTAAAGCGGGCTTCAGTATACCCCCTTAGCATCCCCCGCTGCGCTATGTCGTTAGGTTATATAAATGATTGAATTAGTTGGATTAAATAAATCCTATGCGGACACCATCGCGCTACGTGATATTAATCTTTTTATCCAGGAAGGCGAAATTTTTGGCATTATTGGCCGAAGCGGGGCTGGAAAATCGACCCTGTTGCGAACCATTAATTTACTGGAACGACCCGATCAGGGTGAGGTCATCATCGATAATCAAACGCTGACTAACCTTAACAATGCGCAATTACGTCAGGCGCGTCATAAAATGGCGATGATTTTTCAGCATTTCAATCTTCTGCAATCCAAAACCGTCTATGACAACATTGCCTTGCCCATGCGTGTTCAAGGCATGGATGAAGATCAAATCCGCAATAAAATAGAGGAGTTGTTGCCTTTAGTGGAATTGCAGGACAAAAAGGAGGCTTACCCTTCTCAATTAAGCGGCGGACAAAAACAACGGGTGGCCATTGCCAGAGCCTTAAGCTGCTCCCCGAAAATCCTGTTATGCGATGAAGCGACCTCCGCGCTGGATCCGGAAACCACCGATGCCATTCTCGAATTACTTAAAAAAATCAACAAACATTATGGCATCACCGTTGTCCTTATCACCCATGAAATGGAGGTGGTTAAACGCATTTGCCATCGCCTCGCGGTTATGGAAGGGGGCCAGATCATCGAGATAACCAGCTTGAATGAGGTCTTCAATAATCCTTTAAGCCAGGCGAGAAAAATGCTTTACGCCCAGTTAAGTCCCCCATTGCCCGCCTGCTTAACCAGCCATTTAAGCGCGGTGGAAGGCGACAAGCCCGTTATTCGTTTATTTTTTCATGGTGAGAGCGCCACGGTGCCTTTCATCAGTAAAACCAGCCGTGAGTTGCACATCGACATTAATATTCTGCTCGCCAATATTGACCGCTTCGATGCCGTCACCTGCGGCGTTCTGATTGTTGAATTGCATGCCAATCAGAGTCTGCTTCAGCAGTTTATTCAGCGATGCAATGACGCCAATTTAACCGTGGAGATTCTGGGTTATGTCACTGACACTATTTTATGATTTAATGCAAGCGAGTCTGGAAACCCTCTACATGGTGGCCATCAGCACCTTACTGGCTTTTGCCTTGGGGCTTCCCTTGGGAACCCTGCTGTTCAGCAGCAGTAAAATCAAACCGCACCCTCTACTACATAAAAGCATCAGCGGCCTGATTAACATGAGCCGTTCCATTCCGTTCATTATCTTACTGGTGGCCTTAATTCCATTCACCCGTTTACTGGTGGGCACCTCCATCGGCATGAACGCCGCCATTGTACCCCTGACCTTGGGGGCAACGCCTTTTTTTGCCAGACTGGTTGAGAATGTGTATCAGAATCTTCCCGCTGGCCTCATTGAAACCGGTTTTTCCATGGGAGCAACAACCTGGCAAATGATTCGTCATATCCTGATTCCAGAAGCCTTACCTGCCTTAATTCAGGCCATTACGGTGACTGCCATCGCCCTGGTCAATTATTCCGCCATGGCTGGTACGGTTGGCGGCGGCGGTTTGGGTGATTTGGCTATTCGATATGGTTATCAACGATTTAATGTGGGAATTATGTTGGCGACTGTCATCATTCTGATTATGATTGTGCAACTGTTGCAAATGGGCGGTGACAAACTGGCCCGCCATCTCTCGCATCAATAGGTTTAAAGTATTTTAGGGAGTATTGTCATGCGTTTATTGAGTATTCTGATTCTGGCCGTGGGTTTAGCCGCCTGCAACAAACCCTCACCCAACACCTTAACCATTGGCACCATTGCCGGACCGGAAAC
This Legionella sp. MW5194 DNA region includes the following protein-coding sequences:
- a CDS encoding helix-turn-helix transcriptional regulator, whose translation is MTNTLKDKNKSSQSNFLSKNLSKLLDSHQVSEYDLAKNLNIPYNTINRIINGTTTDPRLSTLQQIADFFGVNLDFLVGTNEQSKNISIPLMSWDFVSKPNFTLAFDKITWEKWVPVGNLLDNIHSTDLIFALESTKSMHTRFPVGTLFVLQTNLLPIDGDLVLIKFKTDNSISLRELTIDSPNWLLNPIVTGSQLLTFNQMEHEIIAIVILTLTQTRTI
- a CDS encoding queuosine precursor transporter — translated: MKKIKFKERPDTVISLLSVLYVTSLLANLAVGYRYISLGSLTQSGGIFIFPISFIISDIITEIYGSELAGKLVRYGIVCQFIFAIYACIVIHTPAPYFLQNKELYALVFSPYLNFALASSISIWIGSKINIVLLSKFSEFSGGKCFAVRSFLASTAGEFLVTGISMIIANYSKLSLDNLIYMIGCCFVVKTIISFVAIWPASIIVYNLTHKRSSSKTALEFKRPIRLLKNLFLLAWNAKGFMYVLEEIDTDRSKAIIYYKGTRVVIEISLFHAFYNREIIDKLGPIDAANIGYYYGQFHGNENIFTFKDDKGREGDLDLIFQSGELNILGITRDKKVVIEDTKTLLNF
- a CDS encoding methionine ABC transporter ATP-binding protein, whose protein sequence is MIELVGLNKSYADTIALRDINLFIQEGEIFGIIGRSGAGKSTLLRTINLLERPDQGEVIIDNQTLTNLNNAQLRQARHKMAMIFQHFNLLQSKTVYDNIALPMRVQGMDEDQIRNKIEELLPLVELQDKKEAYPSQLSGGQKQRVAIARALSCSPKILLCDEATSALDPETTDAILELLKKINKHYGITVVLITHEMEVVKRICHRLAVMEGGQIIEITSLNEVFNNPLSQARKMLYAQLSPPLPACLTSHLSAVEGDKPVIRLFFHGESATVPFISKTSRELHIDINILLANIDRFDAVTCGVLIVELHANQSLLQQFIQRCNDANLTVEILGYVTDTIL
- a CDS encoding methionine ABC transporter permease; this translates as MSLTLFYDLMQASLETLYMVAISTLLAFALGLPLGTLLFSSSKIKPHPLLHKSISGLINMSRSIPFIILLVALIPFTRLLVGTSIGMNAAIVPLTLGATPFFARLVENVYQNLPAGLIETGFSMGATTWQMIRHILIPEALPALIQAITVTAIALVNYSAMAGTVGGGGLGDLAIRYGYQRFNVGIMLATVIILIMIVQLLQMGGDKLARHLSHQ